TGCAGATGGATATATCACAGGGGAGAAATCCCAATTGCCCTGCTTGTGCGAAGGGTCAATTTGAATTTCTAGATCGTTCCTCCGGACAACAGGTAGTATATACGACCCTGTGCGGCCGAGATACAGTCCAAATCAATCCAAGGAAAAAGAGCGATCTGGATTTAAAAAAGGCAGCCGAGGCCCTCAGAAAGAGTGGAAGGGTTTTGGGAAATGAATTTTTACTCCGCTTTTCACCAGAAGAGGACATATCCATTGTTGTATTTAAAGAATCCCGCGTACTTATCCATGGTACAAATGATGTTACAAGAGCAAAAATGCTCTATTCTAAATATATCGGGAACTAAATTATTTTACCAATAGAAAAAGGTGTGGATGATGCCACACCTTTTTCTTAAAAGTTAGAAAGTATTAATTTCGACTTTAATGAATTGTCCAGCTCGGTATTTGAGCTTTTCTTATGAAATCATTTTTTCTATGATTAGCCGTTTGCCGGTATTTAAGGTGAATTCAAATCGATCATTGACTTTTTCGTAATAACAAAAATGATGCTGTACATTACAAATCTGCTCTTGATTGTCAAATACCATAAAATTTACACCGTCTTTTCGATGCTCATCCGATAAGAAGGATAAATGGTTATAACAATAGATGCAATCGTAAATCGAAAAGTTTAATGAGTTTAATGTCGTAATAAATTGGAAAAAAGCATCATCGTTAACTCCATCTAATAGTCTTTCTAGGGAGAAAATTAAATGTTTCCTCATTCTAATTGTATCGTGATCTCGAAGCATAATCGCTTCCTTCCCACAAAAAATTTTTCCCGGTTCATTTAATATTCCTTTTTTCCAGCGGTTCAAGCGGAAGATTTCAATTTCTTGATGAACAAAATCATC
The DNA window shown above is from Neobacillus sp. WH10 and carries:
- a CDS encoding DUF2777 domain-containing protein, with the translated sequence MNRQQRQKLYDYQQRAYNQGTVEQINDQWIFFDEETEEATMLDDFVHQEIEIFRLNRWKKGILNEPGKIFCGKEAIMLRDHDTIRMRKHLIFSLERLLDGVNDDAFFQFITTLNSLNFSIYDCIYCYNHLSFLSDEHRKDGVNFMVFDNQEQICNVQHHFCYYEKVNDRFEFTLNTGKRLIIEKMIS